A single Botrytis cinerea B05.10 chromosome 1, complete sequence DNA region contains:
- the Bccox23 gene encoding Bccox23 — protein sequence MASDKPADNPWDKETSQKFESKRPGEYFDPCQEAASRSLKCLARNGGDRDMCTDYFQAYRDCKKQWIEQRKEAKRKAGWFSS from the exons ATGGCGTCGGACAAACCTGCAGATAATCCATGGGATAAAGAGACGAgtcaaaaatttgaaag TAAACGCCCTGGAGAATACTTTGACCCTTGTCAAGAAGCAGCTTCAAGAAGTCTGAAATGTTTGGCTCGAAACGGAGGTGATAGAGACATGTGTACGGACTATTTTCA AGCATATCGAGATTGCAAGAAGCAATGG ATCGAGCAACGAAAGGAAGCCAAAAGGAAAGCGGGGTGGTTTTCCTCGTGA
- the Bcpno1 gene encoding Bcpno1 has translation MPAPTALLRRPEELAEATNVPAPDQNQDDEFLLDAPEVTSADLDTILPPATDNSEMHIDEEGRPRFAPAKNIDPATRVETRKVPIPPHRMTPLKAAWPKIYPPLVEHLKLQVRMNIKNKAVELRTSKHTTDTGSLQKGEDFVKAFSLGFDVDDAIALLRLDDLYIQTFEIKDVKTLQGEHLGRAIGRIAGKDGKTKFAIENASRTRVVLADSKIHILGGFKNIHIAREAIVSLILGSPPGKVYGNLRTVASRMKERF, from the exons GTGCCAGCACCCGATCAAA AtcaagatgatgaatttttattagatGCACCAGAAGTTACTTCCGCAGATTTGGATACTATCTTGCCTCCAGCCACCGACAACAGCGAGATGCAcattgatgaagaaggaCGACCTCGATTTGCACCAGCCAAGAATATT GACCCAGCAACCCGAGTCGAAACTCGAAAAGTTCCCATTCCTCCACACCGAATGACACCTCTCAAAGCCGCCTGGCCTAAGATTTACCCTCCTCTCGTCGAGCATCTCAAACTCCAAGTCCgcatgaatatcaaaaacaaagcCGTTGAACTTCGCACCTCCAAACATACTACCGATACCGGATCTTTACAAAAGGGCGAAGATTTCGTCAAGGCCTTTTCGTTAGGTttcgatgttgatgatgcTATTGCATTATTACGACTTGACGATCTTTACATCCAGACTTTTGAGATTAAGGATGTCAAGACACTGCAAGGCGAGCATTTGGGAAGAGCCATTGGCCGTATCGCAGGCAAGGATGGAAAGACCAAATTTGCAATTGAGAACGCAAGTCGGACAAGAGTGGTTCTTGCAGATAGCAAAATCCACATTTTGGGAGGCTTCAAGAACATTCACATTGCGAGAGAGGCCATTGTTAGTCTGATTTTGGGTAGCCCACCTGGAAAGGTTTACGGTAATTTAAGAACCGTTGCTAGCAGAATGAAGGAGAGATTTTAA
- the Bccdc43 gene encoding Bccdc43, whose product MAEAKLEVAKHIKYWQRCLHSLLPTVYTSTDSSRLTLGFFILSALDLLNVGASTFSDSQRRAIRAWILKCQHPFGGFCGSTNHRFPDVYYADVGNGKRDIDPANLPATFFAILSLGFVGGLKDVKREECLRWLKRLQRDDGSFGEFITEDGKIQGGTDMRYCYVATAIRWMLTGDAHEERGEDDIDVEKLVGHLRAGQTYDGGISESAQHEAHAGYTYCAIASLSLLDRLPKYPSSQPTESSNANPALPGLTNLPETIRWLALRQTSYNEEEEGDEDGHNEATSDHHFVPDVDSTFVGFNGRCNKRVDTCYCFWVGGSLSMLGRSDVINRDGSRRFLFEKTQHMIGGFGKTPGDPPDIYHSYLGLAALAVLKEPGIKELDSALCISVDAKKNIEELRKAALVPSRTYWVHGYSFTVREDSPEFGEKMAMDEGPPKSLINAFEGVKIAA is encoded by the coding sequence ATGGCAGAAGCTAAATTGGAGGTCGCAAAACACATCAAGTATTGGCAGAGATGTTTACATTCTCTCTTGCCTACTGTATATACCAGTACAGATTCCTCGCGCTTGACTCTTGGCTTCTTCATCCTTTCCGCTCTCGATTTACTTAATGTTGGCGCATCTACGTTTTCAGATTCGCAACGCAGAGCTATACGAGCTTGGATACTGAAGTGCCAACATCCGTTTGGGGGGTTTTGCGGTTCTACTAATCATAGGTTTCCTGATGTTTATTATGCAGATGTAGGGAATGGGAAACGAGATATCGATCCTGCGAATTTACCTGCGACGTTTTTTGCGATCTTGAGTTTAGGTTTTGTGGGGGGCTTGAAGGATGTGAAAAGGGAAGAGTGTTTGCGATGGCTGAAGCGACTGCAGAGGGACGATGGGAGTTTTGGGGAATTCATTACGGAAGATGGGAAAATACAAGGTGGGACAGATATGAGATATTGCTATGTGGCTACAGCGATTCGATGGATGTTGACTGGAGATGCGCatgaggagaggggagaggatgATATTGACGTGGAGAAATTGGTGGGACATTTAAGAGCTGGGCAGACATATGATGGGGGCATTTCAGAAAGTGCGCAGCATGAGGCGCATGCTGGGTACACCTATTGTGCCATTGCCTCCTTGTCCCTTCTCGATCGACTGCCAAAATACCCCTCTTCACAACCTACCGAATCATCAAATGCAAACCCCGCTTTACCTGGTCTCACAAACTTGCCGGAAACTATCAGATGGCTGGCATTGAGGCAGACATCGTATaacgaagaagaggaaggagatgaagatggccATAATGAAGCGACATCGGACCATCACTTTGTACCGGATGTCGACTCTACATTCGTTGGTTTCAATGGGCGGTGCAATAAGCGGGTTGATACTTGTTATTGTTTTTGGGTTGGGGGTTCTTTGAGCATGCTCGGTCGCTCCGATGTTATCAACAGAGATGGATCCCGAAGATTCCTGTTTGAGAAAACACAACATATGATTGGTGGTTTTGGGAAAACGCCTGGAGATCCACCAGATATCTATCACTCATATCTAGGTCTTGCTGCTCTAGCAGTACTGAAAGAACCTGGCATTAAGGAACTCGACTCCGCATTGTGTATCAGTGTGGATGCTAAGAAGAACATAGAAGAGCTAAGGAAAGCTGCATTAGTTCCTTCTAGGACGTATTGGGTGCATGGATACAGTTTCACAGTACGGGAAGATAGCCCCGAATTTGGAGAAAAGATGGCAATGGACGAAGGTCCGCCGAAAAGTCTAATAAACGCTTTTGAGGGTGTTAAGATAGCGGCATAA